In one window of Drosophila miranda strain MSH22 unplaced genomic scaffold, D.miranda_PacBio2.1 Contig_AX7_pilon, whole genome shotgun sequence DNA:
- the LOC108164624 gene encoding uncharacterized protein LOC108164624 — MAKLSSSKSRLRMRRSRILEKPVSRLMGLWEVAELQSRVAYQQQILDGGCWQRFNDAIVDTVETGCLFRLELLNFRFEFLDGHRSAVIFGVKRASRCCAKASAFSSVVLHQGSAGACCPSATCLLTGRFGMGCLLIVLLDPFTYSVSQLIDSACNEGVGAPIFLVDFAENSFDLDRFQRLRVKMEALRSVHCVLVT, encoded by the exons ATGGCAAAGCTTTCTTCTTCAAAAAGTCGTTTGAGGATGAGGCGTTCAAGGATTTTGGAGAAGCCTGTAAGCAGGCTGATGG GACTTTGGGAAGTGGCCGAACTGCAGAGCCGAGTTGCATATCAACAGCAGATACTCGATGGCGGATGTTGGCAGAGATTTAATGACGCGATTGTCGATACTGTCGAAACCGGGTGCCTTTTTCGTCTTGAGCTTCTTAATTTCCGATTTGAGTTCCTGGATGGTCACAG GTCTGCCGTGATCTTTGGCGTGAAACGTGCTTCCAGGTGCTGCGCAAAGGCCTCAGCTTTTTCCTCCGTAGTTTTGCACCAAGGTTCAGCAGGAGCTTGCTGCCCTTCCGCAACGTGCCTTCTGACTGGCAGATTTGGGATGGGCTGTCTCTTGATTGTGTTG CTTGATCCGTTTACGTATTCTGTTAGTCAGCTGATTGATAGTGCGTGCAATGAGGGGGTTGGAGCACCTATCTTTTTGGTTGATTTTGCAGAGAATTCTTTTGATCTTGATCGCTTTCAGCGTTTGCGAGTCAAGATGGAAGCTTTGCGGTCCGTACACTGTGTGCTGGTTACTTGA